A region of Drosophila suzukii chromosome 2L, CBGP_Dsuzu_IsoJpt1.0, whole genome shotgun sequence DNA encodes the following proteins:
- the LOC108008554 gene encoding chymotrypsin-like protease CTRL-1, with amino-acid sequence MKTAVIGILAISGFILVLLLPLPGSSQFLDAACGIRAQPKIATRIINGHIAKSNSSPWMVFLHSTTDLFVCGGTLITNKLVLTAAHCFIANQQLVARLGEYERTRSEECVGYHCNFRAEHMVDAGFKHRLYNPNTHANDIAILRLAKRVVYRDNIRPICIVWDPRWRKYIDSIDLLTGTGWGKTEGESDSDALRTLDIRRQPPEVCTQFIGLTISGNQFCAGNWDSNLCNGDSGGPIGAMVPYRNTQRFVQIGIASYTNKKCQKASVFTDILSHVDFILRVWRQYGNGQRLSIPMTPTTTQAPSWWHTTQVPQQTFEDYDSDHSDNSHETHWDWSTQWSPGGYFHFSIW; translated from the exons ATGAAGACCGCAGTAATCGGAATTCTAGCAATCTCCGGATTTATTCTGGTGCTCCTGCTCCCACTCCCCGGATCAAGTCAGTTTCTCGACGCAGCCTGTGGAATCCGAGCTCAACCGAAGATTGCGACTCGTATCATTAATGGCCACATTGCAAAATCTAACTCCAGCCCGTGGATGGTTTTTCTACACTCGACTACGGATTTATTTGTGTGCGGTGGAACTCTGATCACAAACA AACTGGTACTAACTGCAGCGCATTGCTTCATTGCCAACCAGCAGTT AGTAGCTCGTCTGGGTGAGTATGAAAGAACACGAAGTGAGGAGTGTGTCGGATATCACTGTAACTTTCGGGCGGAACATATGGTGGATGCGGGCTTCAAGCACCGTCTATACAATCCCAATACTCATGCTAACGATATTGCCATTCTACGACTAGCTAAGAGAGTGGTTTACAGAG ATAATATAAGGCCCATTTGCATTGTGTGGGATCCGCGATGGAGGAAGTACATCGACAGCATCGATTTGCTAACCGGAACGGGATGGGGCAAGACGGAGGGAGAAAGTGATAGTGATGCTTTGAGGACCCTGGATATCCGCCGCCAGCCACCAGAGGTTTGTACTCAGTTCATTGGGCTGACCATCTCTGGAAACCAATTCTGCGCTGGAAACTGGGATAGCAATTTGTGCAACGGGGATTCCGGTGGACCAATTGGAGCAATGGTCCCATATAGAAATACCCAGCGCTTCGTTCAGATTGGCATAGCCAGCTATACGAATAAGAAGTGTCAGAAGGCAAGCGTTTTCACGGACATTTTGAGCCACGTCGACTTTATACTTCGGGTGTGGAGGCAGTACGGCAATGGACAAAGGCTCTCGATCCCAATGACACCCACAACCACCCAGGCTCCATCTTGGTGGCATACTACGCAGGTTCCACAACAGACTTTCGAGGATTATGATTCTGATCATTCTGATAATTCCCATGAAACGCATTGGGATTGGAGTACGCAATGGTCTCCTGGCGGgtatttccatttttccatCTGGTAG